A single genomic interval of Streptomyces sp. NBC_00663 harbors:
- a CDS encoding MBL fold metallo-hydrolase, which produces MTQVSPQVTDHGGGVRSVRVPIPDNPLGYTLVYVVDTDRGPVLVDTGWDDPASWDTLAAGLSACGTSPDAIHGVVITHHHPDHHGLSGQVREASGAWIAMHAADAAIVRRTGETRPERWFAYMTAKLVAAGAPEEHVAPFRTARPRRLPGFSPAVPDREIVPGDLLPLPGRRLRAIWTPGHTPGHVCLHLEEQHPAQLPGHGRLFSGDHLLPEITPHIGLYEDPDDATVTDPLGDYLDSLERVGRLAPAEVLPAHQYVFTDAPARVRELLAHHEDRLTGLQALLVEPLTPWQVAERMEWNRPWSEIPHGSRNIAVSEAEAHLRRLVKLGRAEAVTGSDPLTYVAV; this is translated from the coding sequence ATGACACAGGTCAGCCCACAGGTCACCGACCACGGCGGCGGCGTCCGCTCGGTCCGCGTCCCCATCCCGGACAATCCGCTGGGCTACACACTCGTGTACGTCGTCGACACCGACCGCGGTCCGGTGCTGGTCGACACCGGCTGGGACGACCCGGCCTCCTGGGACACCCTCGCCGCCGGGCTCTCGGCCTGCGGCACCTCGCCGGACGCGATCCACGGGGTGGTGATCACCCATCACCATCCCGACCACCATGGTCTGTCGGGCCAGGTGCGCGAGGCGTCCGGCGCCTGGATCGCGATGCACGCGGCGGACGCCGCCATCGTCCGCCGCACCGGCGAGACCCGTCCCGAGCGCTGGTTCGCCTACATGACGGCCAAGTTGGTGGCCGCGGGCGCGCCCGAGGAGCATGTGGCGCCCTTCCGCACCGCCCGCCCCCGTCGCCTCCCCGGCTTCTCCCCCGCCGTGCCGGACCGCGAGATCGTCCCCGGCGACCTCCTCCCTCTCCCCGGCCGCCGCCTGCGCGCGATCTGGACGCCGGGCCACACCCCGGGCCATGTCTGCCTCCACCTGGAGGAACAGCATCCCGCCCAACTCCCGGGCCATGGCCGCCTGTTCTCCGGCGATCACCTGCTGCCCGAGATCACCCCGCACATCGGCCTGTACGAGGACCCCGACGACGCCACCGTCACCGACCCTCTCGGCGACTACCTCGACTCCCTCGAACGCGTCGGCCGCCTGGCCCCCGCGGAGGTCCTCCCGGCCCACCAGTACGTCTTCACCGACGCGCCCGCCCGCGTACGGGAGTTGCTGGCCCACCACGAGGACCGGCTGACCGGTCTGCAAGCGCTGCTCGTGGAGCCGCTCACCCCGTGGCAGGTGGCCGAGCGCATGGAGTGGAACCGCCCCTGGTCCGAAATCCCCCACGGCTCACGGAACATCGCCGTCTCGGAGGCGGAGGCACATCTGCGGCGCCTGGTGAAGCTGGGCCGGGCGGAGGCGGTGACGGGGAGCGATCCCCTCACGTACGTGGCGGTGTGA